The following nucleotide sequence is from Citrus sinensis cultivar Valencia sweet orange chromosome 6, DVS_A1.0, whole genome shotgun sequence.
TGGAAAAGATCAACTAAAGCTACTAGaatctacaaaaataaccatgcACAGtacaattaacaaattatGTTTTATACACATGAGAAAATATATGCTGTGTGTGCGTCCAATAAGCTTAGCAAGACCCTAAACAATATTTTGCTATAGCCCTGTTTCAGCCCATATGCTAACATTCCCCCTCAAGCTAAATGGTCCAAGAAGAACATTCAGCTTGGATTAAGATACTAAAATTGGCCATATGTCAGTGCTTTAGTGAGAATATCAGTTGTTTGATCCTCGCTAGGAACAAAGCTGattgaaatttgttttgctgCAATTTTCTCCCTAATGAAATTGATATCAAACTTAATATGTTTAGTTTTTGCATGATAAACTAGATTAGTAGCCAAGGATATAGCACTCTAATTATCATACCACATAACTGGTGTtgctttcattttaaattttaacttagtaAACAAAGCTTGAATCCACAAAACCTCAGTTGTACCCAATGCCAGAGCACTGTATTCTGACTCTGTGCTAGATCTAGATACTACATGCTGCTTCTTTGAAGACCATGACACCAAATTGGAACCAAGGTACACTACGTAGCTTGCTACAGACCTTCTATCATCTCTATCACATGCCCAATCCGAGTCACTGAAGCaagttatttgtaaattaCCACTATGATATGGCTGAAGACCATAGTAGATTGTACCTTTAAGATATCTCAGTAGCCTCTTGCAAGATTGCCAATGTTCTATTGTAGGAACTGCAAGAAATTGACTTAGTTTGTTCACTGGAAAGGCTATGTCTGGCCTGGTTAATGTCATATATTGTAATGCCCCAACAAACCTTCTGTACTGATAAGAATTATCAATTTTAGTGCCTGAGTGCTTTGTGAGTTGATAAGAGGTAGCCATTGGTGTAGGAACTGGACTACAACTATCCATGCCTTATTTAGATAGCAAATCAGCAATGTATTTACTTTAAGAAAGATGAATACCTTCTTTGGTTTTTGTTACTTAGATACCAAGAAAGTAATTAAGCTCTCCGAAATCTTTGGGAGCAAAAGTGGTTTGCATATAAGAAATTACTTGCAACACACTAAGTGGATTAGAACCAGTGATGATTATATCATCTACATACACTAGAACTAGCAAAATGTGACCATTAACCCACTTGTAAAACAAGGATGAATCTTTCttacaattaacaaaaatcCATTGTGTAACCATGGCAGATTTTAATCTATCAAACTAGGCCattggagcttgttttaatccataaaGAGCTTTTTTTAGTTTGCAAACATGATGAGGCTTAAAAGGCTCAACAATCCCTTCTGGTTGTTCCATATAAACATCTTCATCAAGGATCCCATTTAAGAAGGCATTATTGACATCAACCTGTCTAATAAGCCACATGTTCATCACTGTCAAACTAAGAACAATCCTTATTGTAGATGACTTAATAACAGGGCTAAAGGTTTCACTATAGTCAACACCATAA
It contains:
- the LOC127903068 gene encoding secreted RxLR effector protein 161-like, whose translation is MDSCSPVPTPMATSYQLTKHSGTKIDNSYQYRRFVGALQYMTLTRPDIAFPVNKLSQFLAVPTIEHWQSCKRLLRYLKGTIYYGLQPYHSGNLQITCFSDSDWACDRDDRRSVASYVVYLGSNLVSWSSKKQHVVSRSSTESEYSALALGTTEVLWIQALFTKLKFKMKATPVMWYDN